Within the Thermostichus lividus PCC 6715 genome, the region GTTTTGCGGTAGCGCAGCGCTGTACTGGTATGTGTACCGGCAATCGCAGCAGGGCGCGTTTTCCTTGCAGCAGGTACGCTTAGGCGATCGCAATCCAGAACTCATCAATTGCTATGAAATGGTGCGCGATCGCGTTGAGGATCTGATTCTTCTGTTGAGTGAGTATCGCCAGCAGCACAGCAAAACCTTCTACTATCATATTCGCAGCCTAGCGCACCAGCAGTTAGATCCCCTGACGCGGGCAGCGCGACTGATCTACTTAAATAAAACCTGTTTCAATGGCTTGTACAGGGTCAATCGTGCCGGTCAGTTCAATGTGCCTATGGGCAGCTATCGCAATCCCCAGATCGCCGATGCAGCAACCTTGCGTTTAGCGAGTGCCGCCTTGCAAAATGTTTGCCTTGAGGTGGCAGACTTCCCGGCAGTGCTCCAGTGGGCCAGCGCTGGTGACTTTATCTACTTTGACCCTCCCTACTATCCCCTTTCTAAAACCGCGAGTTTTACCAGTTATACCCATCATCCCTTTGGTGCCGCAGAGCACCATGCCTTGGCTGAGGTCGTGGCAGAGTTGGATCGGCGGGGGTGCTACGTAATGGTGAGTAATGCTTGGGTTGAACCGGTGCTGAGCCTATACCAGCGGTGGCAATGTATTGAACTCAAGGCAGGGCGGGTCATTAATGCCCACGGCCATAAGCGGGGCAAAATTAGTGAGCTACTGGTCATTAACTACCCTCGGGAGGGTGAGGGATGCCCTTAATCAGCGTCAACACTGCTGCGGCACTTATTCGGCAGCATTTACCCGATTGGGGAACGGAAATCGTGTCCTTGAGTACCCTGCACCCTCGGATACTCGCAGAACCAATTCTTAGCGATCGCCCCTATCCCCCCATTGACCGGATTATGATGGATGGCATTGCCCTGAATTGGCAGCATTATGACGCTGGCCAGCGAACCTTTCCAATTCTTGGCACTGTGGCAGCCGGGGATGTGCCACCGCCCTTGAGCGATCCTAGCGCCTGTTTTGAAGTCATGACAGGAGCGGCTCTGCCCCAGGGCTGTGATTTAGTGATTCCCTACGAAGCCCTAGAGATCAAAGAGGGCATAGCGTCTATCCGACACCCTGAGCCATGGCTGCCCTACCAGTTTGTCCACCGCTGTGGCAGTGATGCCCCTGCCGGAGCCGTTATTTTGCCTGCTGGCACTCCTCTTCACAGTCCAGCGTGGGGGATTCTTGCCTCTGTGGGGCACACTCAAGTGAGGGTCAAACGTTATCCGCGCACCCAACTGATTGCCACCGGCAATGAACTGGTGGCACCGGAGCAAACACCCAACCCCCATCAATTGCGGCTCTCTAACACCTATGCCCTTGCGGCAGCATTGCAGCGCCAAGGCTACTCCCAAGTGAGTCTGACCCATCTGCCGGATGATCCCCAACGGTTAGCGCAGCACTACCAAGCAGCCAGCCAAACCCATGATTTACTCATCTATTGCGGTGGCGTGTCCAAAGGCAAATTTGATTATTTACCGCAGCTGTGGCAGCAACAGGGGGTGCAGCAATATATCCATGGGGTAGCGCAGCGACCGGGAAAACCGCTGTGGTTTGGGATCGATCATCAACGTCAAACGGCTGTTTTTGGCCTGCCCGGAAACCCCGTCTCTAGCTTGGTCTGCTTGCATCGGTATCTGCTAGAAACACCCGTACTCTACGCTCGCTTAGCTGCACCCGTTCATTTTGAAAAACCCTTAGCCTACTTTTTACCCGTTAAACTAGAAACCACCCAAAATGCTGAACTGGTCGCTCACCCGCGCCCCATGCAAAACTCTGGTGATTTCTTGGCCTTAGCCGATACAGATGGCTTTGTTGAACTGCCAGCAGAGCAGCAGACATTTGCCGCAGGGGAGTGTTACCGCTATATCCCTTGGAGTTAACTCATGAGGGGTTCGGGGAGCGATACGTCCCACGCTGTAGCCGTAGGGTCAGCGTCGGAAGTTGGAAGAATGTCACATCGGGTAGGGCTGGAAGCCCCGTACTTCAGTGCGGGGAGGAAAGCTCCTTTAGCAACTTCAGTTGTTTTAGGTTATAATTGTACTGCGGACACCAGAAACGGTTGTTCAAGGCACTGGTAACGGTCGATTGGGGGTGTTGTAAACCACCCCAGAGGCTCGCGGTTGGCTTGCTAACTGCAGGGCTACTAAAAGCTCCCTGCTTTAGCTAGGAGTAGTTTACTAGTTGCGACCCCACCGCTGCGGCTAATTGCTCTAGCATGTCCACCGTTGTGGCAAAATCCACGCAAGGGTCAGTAATGCTTTGCCCATACACTAACTGCGATAGATCTTGGGGAATTGGTTGGTTACCTGCCTTCAGGTGGCTTTCAATCATCACTCCCGCCAGATAACGGGAGTTTTGCTGCACTTGCTGGGCAATGTTGTTACACACCACAACCTGCCGTTGTGCATCTTTGGCCGCGTTGGCATGGCTGCAATCCACCATTAGGCGAGGACTCAGCCCCTTGCGCTCTAAGAGGGCAGCGGCCATTTCAATGTGGGCGGCGGAATAATTGGGGCCGTCTTTGCCCCCCCGCAGCACCAGATGGGTATCGGGGTTACCGGTTGTGGCCACAATACTGGCTAAACCATCGGCATTAATCCCCAGAAAATGGTGAGACTGCTGAGCCGCAATCATGGCGTTAATGGCAGAGTCTAGGTGACCATCGGTACCATTTTTGAAGCCCACAGGCATGGATAGGCCGGAGGCCATTTGGCGGTGGGTTTGGCTTTCAGTGGTGCGCGCCCCAATCGCTGTCCAACTGACAACATCGGCAATGTACTGGGGAATAATGGGGTCGAGGAGTTCGGTGGCGGCGGGCATCCCCATGCTGGCAAGGTTCAACAGCAACTGCCGCGCCAAGCGCAACCCCGTGTTAATGTCGTAGCTACCGTCGAGGTGTGGATCGTTAATCAGCCCTTTCCACCCCACGGAGGTGCGGGGTTTTTCAAAATAGACCCGCATGACAATTTCTAGGCTATCGCTGAGGCGATCGCGCACAGCGGTGAGTTTGTCGCCGTACTCAAGGGCGGCGTTCACATCGTGGATGGAGCACGGCCCCACAATGACCAAGAGGCGGCGATCGCGCCCTTGGAGAATATCCCGAATGCGATCGCGAGTCGTGGCCACAAGGGTGGCTTGGGATTCATGAAGTGGCAAGTCCGCCAGCAGGGTAGCGGGGGTCAACAAGGGTCGCGTCTCAACAACGTGAAGATCAAACGTTTGCGGCATGGGTGAGCAATCAGCACTTTTCTCATCATAACGCGATGGGTACAGCCCCTAGCTACGGTTGACCCGCCACATTAACCCAACCGCCACACTACCGCCGATGATGTGGGGTAACCATGCCGCCACCAGCGGGGGGAGGGTACCAATTGTCCCCAGTGCCCCAAGAAAGAAGGCCAAGACGTACTGGCCAAAGATAACCGCAACACTCACGCCAAATCCCTGCCGCCCCCGTCGTTGCGACGGACTGAGGCCAAATCCAACCCCCAAAAGGGCAAAAACAACGGCTAAAAAGGGCTGGGCATAGGATTGCGCCAGATGAACCTTTAGGGCACGCACCAGCTCCGCATCCTTGACCGGATCAAGACGACGCAGCGCCCGCCGGGTTTGCAGAATTGAAAGTTCATTGACCTCGGTAGGACGCAGTTGCCGTGACTGGGCAGGCCGCGGCAGGCGAATTTCCTGTTCCTCAAACTGCAATAGATCGCGACTGACCCCACGATGGCTAATCAGATAGGCAATGCCGCGGGAGAGAAACCACGTACTCTCACGGAAGTTCCACTCTGCGGCTTCGGCAGTAATAACTTGGGTGACCTCTGGCTGTGAAAAATCAAGGATGGTTAACCCCTGAATACGACTACCATCGAAGCGATGGGCATAGTAGAGACGGCGGATGGTTTGGTCGCGATCGTACTCAGGATAAAAAATATCCGTGCCTTGCCCTAGGGTGCGCTCCTGCTGTAGGAGCTGCTGCATCAGTTGTTCAGACTGAAACTTGGCGATAGGCACCCATGTTTCATTGAGGAGTAAG harbors:
- a CDS encoding DNA adenine methylase, whose protein sequence is MTTIAPEVKPFLKWAGGKSQLLGQIAPYLPTQCRCYAEPFCGSAALYWYVYRQSQQGAFSLQQVRLGDRNPELINCYEMVRDRVEDLILLLSEYRQQHSKTFYYHIRSLAHQQLDPLTRAARLIYLNKTCFNGLYRVNRAGQFNVPMGSYRNPQIADAATLRLASAALQNVCLEVADFPAVLQWASAGDFIYFDPPYYPLSKTASFTSYTHHPFGAAEHHALAEVVAELDRRGCYVMVSNAWVEPVLSLYQRWQCIELKAGRVINAHGHKRGKISELLVINYPREGEGCP
- a CDS encoding molybdopterin molybdotransferase MoeA → MPLISVNTAAALIRQHLPDWGTEIVSLSTLHPRILAEPILSDRPYPPIDRIMMDGIALNWQHYDAGQRTFPILGTVAAGDVPPPLSDPSACFEVMTGAALPQGCDLVIPYEALEIKEGIASIRHPEPWLPYQFVHRCGSDAPAGAVILPAGTPLHSPAWGILASVGHTQVRVKRYPRTQLIATGNELVAPEQTPNPHQLRLSNTYALAAALQRQGYSQVSLTHLPDDPQRLAQHYQAASQTHDLLIYCGGVSKGKFDYLPQLWQQQGVQQYIHGVAQRPGKPLWFGIDHQRQTAVFGLPGNPVSSLVCLHRYLLETPVLYARLAAPVHFEKPLAYFLPVKLETTQNAELVAHPRPMQNSGDFLALADTDGFVELPAEQQTFAAGECYRYIPWS
- a CDS encoding 3-deoxy-7-phosphoheptulonate synthase; amino-acid sequence: MPQTFDLHVVETRPLLTPATLLADLPLHESQATLVATTRDRIRDILQGRDRRLLVIVGPCSIHDVNAALEYGDKLTAVRDRLSDSLEIVMRVYFEKPRTSVGWKGLINDPHLDGSYDINTGLRLARQLLLNLASMGMPAATELLDPIIPQYIADVVSWTAIGARTTESQTHRQMASGLSMPVGFKNGTDGHLDSAINAMIAAQQSHHFLGINADGLASIVATTGNPDTHLVLRGGKDGPNYSAAHIEMAAALLERKGLSPRLMVDCSHANAAKDAQRQVVVCNNIAQQVQQNSRYLAGVMIESHLKAGNQPIPQDLSQLVYGQSITDPCVDFATTVDMLEQLAAAVGSQLVNYS
- a CDS encoding LptF/LptG family permease, which codes for MVNLLCWGRSLHLSTLDRYILSLLLPGLGFGVAIFTTLALAVGTLFDLVRQIADAQLPLSILLQLIWYELPTVLVLVLPMAVLLAVVGAMSHLSEEGEWIALRSVGVCLQRLLVPVLGFALLVSSATLLLNETWVPIAKFQSEQLMQQLLQQERTLGQGTDIFYPEYDRDQTIRRLYYAHRFDGSRIQGLTILDFSQPEVTQVITAEAAEWNFRESTWFLSRGIAYLISHRGVSRDLLQFEEQEIRLPRPAQSRQLRPTEVNELSILQTRRALRRLDPVKDAELVRALKVHLAQSYAQPFLAVVFALLGVGFGLSPSQRRGRQGFGVSVAVIFGQYVLAFFLGALGTIGTLPPLVAAWLPHIIGGSVAVGLMWRVNRS